The Scleropages formosus chromosome 11, fSclFor1.1, whole genome shotgun sequence genome window below encodes:
- the polr2l gene encoding DNA-directed RNA polymerases I, II, and III subunit RPABC5, with translation MIVPIRCFTCGKIVGNKWEAYLGLLQAEYTEGDALDALGLKRYCCRRMLLSHVDLIEKLLNYAPLEK, from the exons ATGATCGTCCCCATACGCTGCTTCACGTGCGGCAAGATCGTGGGGAACAAGTGGGAGGCCTACCTGGGCTTACTGCAGGCCGAGTACACCGAGGG TGATGCCCTCGATGCCCTGGGCCTGAAGAGGTACTGCTGCCGGAggatgctgctgtctcatgtgGACCTCATTGAGAAACTGCTCAACTATGCCCCTCTGGAGAAGTGA